In Micromonospora sp. NBC_01813, the following are encoded in one genomic region:
- a CDS encoding acyl carrier protein → MPADHDTILAEISQMLRAVLPGIDPDEEITVDTSFRDDLEMESIDVISLAGRLQARYGESVNFAQYVAALDVESLRGLRVGELTEHIATSLDRAPVSGSAAPVPVAGQ, encoded by the coding sequence ATGCCTGCCGACCACGACACCATCCTGGCGGAGATTTCGCAGATGCTCCGCGCGGTGCTCCCCGGCATCGATCCGGACGAGGAGATCACCGTGGACACCAGCTTCCGTGACGACCTTGAGATGGAGAGCATCGACGTGATCTCACTCGCCGGGCGGCTACAGGCCCGGTACGGCGAATCAGTCAACTTCGCCCAGTACGTCGCCGCACTCGACGTGGAGTCGTTGCGCGGCCTGCGGGTGGGCGAACTGACCGAGCACATCGCGACGTCGCTGGACCGGGCGCCGGTGTCGGGCTCGGCGGCACCGGTGCCGGTGGCCGGCCAGTGA